The Thermomicrobiales bacterium genome includes a region encoding these proteins:
- a CDS encoding polyprenyl synthetase family protein, with product MQSTLNDELDAEILATVSAAARNAPGAHLSTLSVYDIMLYHLGFKDEHFEPKRSDVGKRIRPLLCVLACEASDGDRRSALPMAAAIELLHNFTLIHDDIQDQSPLRRHRATVWSLWGIAQAINAGDAMFATAHLALLRSEDAGVATDRVIALSRALHDTTLRIVEGQVLDLGFETRGDVTADEYMQMIGGKSAAICRCACWAGATIAGSKAADADVLGEAGFALGVGFQLRDDILGIWGSPNETGKAAADDIRRRKKSLPILLLHERASETDRLTIEHLYGEQDVSPDGIAQILAMLAEYQVEDAVQEQAHIWHERASSLIHSALGSGPARDALEQLVDALVARVN from the coding sequence ATGCAATCCACGCTTAATGACGAGCTCGATGCCGAGATTCTGGCGACGGTCAGTGCTGCTGCGCGCAATGCACCCGGTGCGCATCTCAGTACTCTGTCGGTCTACGACATCATGCTCTACCACCTCGGGTTCAAAGATGAGCACTTCGAGCCGAAGCGCTCAGACGTCGGCAAGCGCATTCGTCCGCTGCTCTGCGTTCTGGCCTGCGAGGCGTCCGATGGCGACCGCCGCTCTGCGTTGCCGATGGCTGCCGCAATCGAGCTGCTGCACAACTTCACGCTGATCCATGACGACATTCAGGACCAGAGCCCGCTTCGGCGTCACCGTGCGACCGTCTGGTCACTGTGGGGCATCGCCCAGGCTATTAATGCCGGAGATGCCATGTTCGCTACGGCACACCTGGCGCTCCTGCGCTCGGAAGATGCCGGCGTCGCGACTGATCGCGTCATCGCCCTGTCGCGTGCGCTCCACGACACAACGCTCCGAATCGTCGAGGGGCAAGTGCTCGATCTTGGGTTCGAAACACGCGGCGACGTGACTGCCGATGAATACATGCAGATGATCGGCGGGAAGTCGGCAGCCATCTGCCGCTGCGCCTGCTGGGCCGGTGCGACGATCGCTGGTTCCAAAGCTGCTGACGCTGATGTTCTCGGCGAGGCGGGATTTGCACTGGGTGTCGGATTTCAGTTGCGTGACGACATCCTCGGCATCTGGGGTTCGCCCAATGAAACGGGCAAAGCTGCTGCCGACGACATCCGCCGACGGAAGAAGTCGCTGCCGATCCTGCTGCTCCACGAGCGCGCATCCGAAACCGACCGCCTGACAATCGAGCATCTCTACGGTGAGCAGGATGTTTCACCGGACGGCATCGCGCAGATTCTGGCAATGCTCGCCGAGTATCAGGTCGAGGATGCTGTGCAGGAACAAGCCCACATCTGGCACGAACGGGCATCGTCGCTCATCCATTCGGCGCTCGGCTCAGGACCAGCACGCGATGCACTGGAGCAGCTCGTCGATGCACTGGTCGCGCGCGTCAACTAG
- a CDS encoding winged helix DNA-binding domain-containing protein: MLELSPREARRLAIGAQQLAGPTPKRPTKKRLRETIYRLGALQIDTIHVVARSHHIVLWSRLGNHPKEWLSELCYPDRALFEYWAHAAAFVPVELFPYFRRMMLEYADPSGTRWNARTVQWLNENAAVLDQVISHATEFGPVSSTTFTAPEGSTRAEPWAWYGNKPTNLALELLWTMGTFMVHRREKFQRWYDLTERIMPDWDDAQLPDIDDERRALAAHAFSAMGIATARWLPDYFRKNWGNSSLRTGTVQAVVQDLVERGLIVPARVRGWGDEAYVWAELLEKRIPLSRTTLLSPFDSLVWDRRRTATMFDFELMLESYTPAPKRRYGYFSLPILYRDQLVGRLDPKADRATGQFYVRALHLEPSFVDRADERFYARLAETLRDFATFNDCDTVIVERSDPPGADLCLTAALAG, translated from the coding sequence GTGCTGGAGCTCTCCCCTCGCGAGGCACGACGCTTGGCCATTGGCGCGCAGCAGCTCGCTGGGCCCACGCCGAAACGGCCGACCAAGAAGCGCTTACGCGAAACCATCTACCGCCTTGGTGCGCTCCAGATCGACACAATCCACGTCGTCGCTCGCAGCCATCACATCGTCCTCTGGAGTCGACTCGGGAACCACCCCAAGGAATGGCTCTCCGAACTGTGTTATCCAGATCGAGCGCTGTTCGAATACTGGGCCCACGCGGCGGCATTCGTCCCCGTCGAGTTGTTCCCCTACTTCCGCCGCATGATGCTCGAATACGCAGACCCGAGCGGCACACGCTGGAATGCGCGCACCGTGCAGTGGCTGAATGAGAATGCGGCAGTCCTCGATCAGGTCATCTCCCACGCAACCGAATTCGGCCCCGTTTCCAGCACGACATTCACCGCACCCGAGGGCAGCACTCGCGCCGAGCCGTGGGCCTGGTACGGCAACAAGCCGACCAACCTCGCCCTGGAGCTGCTCTGGACGATGGGCACGTTCATGGTGCATCGCCGCGAGAAGTTCCAGCGCTGGTACGACCTGACAGAGCGAATCATGCCGGACTGGGACGACGCGCAGCTCCCCGACATCGACGACGAGCGCCGAGCGCTGGCGGCCCATGCGTTCTCCGCCATGGGCATCGCGACCGCCCGGTGGCTGCCGGACTACTTCCGCAAGAACTGGGGCAACTCCAGCTTGCGCACCGGCACCGTGCAGGCTGTCGTGCAGGACCTCGTCGAGCGCGGCCTCATCGTCCCAGCCCGAGTCCGCGGCTGGGGCGATGAGGCCTACGTCTGGGCCGAGTTGCTGGAAAAGCGCATCCCGCTGAGCCGCACAACCTTGCTCTCGCCGTTCGACAGCCTCGTCTGGGATCGCCGTCGCACGGCGACGATGTTTGACTTCGAGCTGATGCTGGAGTCGTACACGCCCGCACCGAAGCGGCGCTACGGGTACTTCAGCCTGCCGATCCTCTATCGCGATCAATTGGTCGGGCGGCTTGATCCAAAGGCCGATCGCGCCACCGGTCAGTTCTACGTCCGCGCACTGCATCTGGAACCCTCGTTCGTCGACCGCGCCGACGAGCGCTTCTACGCCCGCCTGGCCGAGACGCTCAGAGACTTCGCCACGTTCAATGACTGCGATACCGTGATCGTCGAACGCAGCGACCCGCCCGGGGCGGACCTCTGCCTCACCGCCGCGCTTGCCGGGTAA
- a CDS encoding CYTH domain-containing protein: MIEPREVEAKFEIDDVSSLLDATSFPPLRIARTRTIHQHDTYLDSADARLETASSTLRVRASNDAATLTFKGPREAMSADLAHVASRPEINAQISANDAEALLAGGRLSKLPEPLAAARSIVGDAPLQPVATIENVRTAIDLVDPDGNSFELAIDRCTGTRLNDGREITFGEIELEAKSASHSALVAAVDALRHAAPDLRPSHQTKLGRVLG; the protein is encoded by the coding sequence ATGATTGAACCACGCGAAGTCGAAGCCAAGTTCGAGATTGACGATGTGTCCTCACTCCTCGATGCGACGTCGTTCCCGCCGTTACGCATCGCGCGGACGCGCACCATCCATCAGCATGACACCTACCTCGACTCTGCGGACGCGCGACTCGAGACGGCGTCATCGACGCTGCGCGTTCGAGCGAGCAACGATGCAGCAACGCTGACGTTCAAGGGACCACGCGAAGCTATGTCCGCAGATCTGGCGCACGTCGCCTCACGCCCGGAAATCAACGCGCAAATCAGCGCCAACGATGCGGAGGCGCTGCTTGCAGGTGGCCGGCTCTCGAAGCTGCCCGAACCGCTGGCGGCAGCGAGGAGCATCGTCGGCGACGCACCACTGCAGCCGGTCGCGACGATCGAGAACGTTCGCACCGCCATCGACCTCGTCGACCCAGATGGCAATTCATTTGAGCTTGCCATCGACCGCTGCACCGGAACGCGCCTGAACGACGGTCGCGAAATCACGTTCGGCGAGATCGAGCTGGAAGCGAAGTCAGCCTCGCACTCGGCGCTCGTCGCTGCTGTCGATGCCCTGCGTCACGCTGCGCCAGATCTCCGCCCATCGCACCAGACGAAGCTCGGACGGGTCCTCGGCTAA
- a CDS encoding zinc metallopeptidase: MFLDPLYFVFMIPAMIFVLFAQHRVKSTFQKYSKVMTNQGITGAQAAAEILKSNGIYDVQIEHIPGQLSDHYDPRSKVLRLSDSVYGSKSVAAVGVAAHECGHALQHAKGYAPLAMRSAIVPVANLGSMLGPIMLIAGVIIGLTQLAWLGIIFFAAGTVFAAVTLPVEFNASSRAMVQLTNLGIFDRTEYDQGRKVLNAAALTYVAGFAAALLQLLYYISLVTGMRRSD, encoded by the coding sequence ATGTTTCTCGACCCACTCTATTTTGTGTTCATGATACCGGCGATGATCTTCGTCCTCTTCGCGCAGCATCGCGTCAAGAGCACGTTTCAGAAATACTCGAAGGTCATGACGAATCAGGGGATCACCGGGGCGCAAGCCGCCGCTGAGATCCTGAAATCGAATGGCATCTACGATGTGCAGATTGAGCACATTCCCGGTCAGCTCAGTGATCACTACGACCCGCGCAGTAAGGTGCTGCGGCTGTCTGATTCAGTCTATGGCAGCAAGTCCGTCGCGGCTGTTGGCGTCGCGGCGCACGAGTGCGGGCACGCGCTGCAGCACGCCAAGGGGTACGCGCCGCTGGCGATGCGAAGCGCGATTGTGCCGGTTGCGAATCTCGGCAGCATGCTTGGGCCGATCATGCTCATTGCCGGCGTCATCATTGGTCTGACCCAGCTTGCCTGGCTTGGCATCATCTTCTTCGCCGCTGGTACGGTGTTCGCTGCCGTGACGCTGCCGGTGGAGTTCAACGCTTCGTCACGCGCGATGGTGCAGCTCACGAATCTGGGCATCTTCGATCGAACTGAATACGACCAGGGCCGCAAGGTCCTGAATGCCGCCGCACTGACCTACGTCGCCGGCTTTGCCGCCGCGCTACTGCAGTTGCTGTACTACATCTCGCTCGTTACCGGCATGCGCCGAAGCGACTGA
- a CDS encoding DUF1786 domain-containing protein has protein sequence MLDTLVGDPLRILAIDVGAGTQDVLVYQSDQGVENCTKLVLPSMTRVVAWEIEAATIAGVPIYLDGNVMGGGASSSAIEAHLAAGLDVFANPNAARSLHNDLDRVRQLGVSVVNERPTGTCVINMRDVDLAAFQAALSPFGVEVPELIAVAVQDHGYLPGAGGREFRYEFLQAMLADGGDVLNMCFQRPPDYMLRMHAVASQIPGAFIMDTGAAAVLGVLGDPLVATAARDGAILVNIGNMHTFGVAVRGRRIFGLFEHHTGGINAETLRWLVDRLRTGRLTHGDVREQGGHGAAFHPDYQATGPFEFVAITGPNRHLAAELGYHQAAPFGDMMLTGPFGLVEGTLQRLHALGYALPVRSLSPSQVL, from the coding sequence GTGCTTGATACGTTGGTTGGTGATCCACTCCGCATACTGGCCATTGATGTCGGTGCCGGGACGCAGGATGTCCTCGTCTATCAGTCGGATCAGGGGGTGGAGAACTGCACCAAGCTCGTCCTGCCGTCGATGACCCGTGTTGTTGCATGGGAAATCGAGGCGGCAACAATCGCTGGTGTTCCGATCTATCTCGATGGGAACGTGATGGGCGGTGGCGCGTCGTCGAGCGCGATTGAAGCTCACTTGGCTGCCGGACTGGATGTGTTCGCCAACCCCAACGCTGCGCGTTCACTGCATAACGATCTGGACCGCGTCCGCCAATTGGGCGTTAGCGTCGTGAATGAGCGACCAACGGGCACCTGTGTCATCAACATGCGCGACGTCGATCTGGCTGCATTTCAGGCTGCACTGAGCCCGTTTGGTGTCGAGGTGCCGGAGCTTATTGCCGTGGCTGTCCAGGATCATGGCTATCTGCCGGGCGCTGGCGGGCGTGAGTTTCGCTACGAGTTCCTGCAGGCGATGCTGGCGGACGGCGGCGACGTGCTTAACATGTGTTTCCAAAGGCCGCCGGACTACATGTTGCGGATGCACGCGGTGGCCAGCCAGATTCCCGGTGCGTTCATCATGGACACCGGTGCCGCGGCGGTGCTTGGCGTGCTCGGCGACCCGCTGGTAGCTACGGCCGCCCGCGACGGAGCGATTCTGGTCAATATCGGCAACATGCACACGTTCGGCGTGGCCGTGCGCGGTCGACGCATCTTCGGTCTCTTCGAGCATCACACCGGCGGAATTAACGCTGAGACTCTGCGTTGGCTCGTGGATCGGTTGAGAACAGGTCGGCTCACACATGGCGATGTGCGGGAGCAAGGCGGACATGGTGCGGCGTTTCACCCAGACTATCAGGCTACCGGCCCGTTTGAATTCGTCGCAATCACCGGCCCGAACCGGCATCTGGCAGCCGAGCTTGGTTATCACCAGGCGGCCCCATTTGGCGACATGATGCTGACTGGCCCGTTCGGCCTTGTTGAAGGGACGCTGCAACGGTTGCATGCGCTTGGCTATGCATTGCCGGTGCGTTCGTTGTCGCCCAGCCAAGTGCTCTAG